The genomic region GGtggcaatggggcagcaatggggcagccatgagTGGTAATGGGTGGCAATGGGGTGGCCATGAGTGGCAATGGGGTGGCAATGGGTGGCAATGAGTGGTAATGGGTGGCAACGCAGTGGTGATGGGTGACAATGGTGTGGCAAGGGGTGGGATGGGTGGTGATGGGTTGGTGATGGGTGACAATGAGTGGCAATGGGGTGGCATGGGTGGTGATGGGTTGGTGATGGGTGACAATGAGTggcaatggggtgggatgggtggTGATGGGTCGGTGATGGGTGACAATGAGTGGCAATGGGGTGGCATGGGTGGTGATGGGTTGGTGATGGGTGACAATGAGTGGCAATGGGGTGCGATGGGTGCTCTGGGGGGCATCCCCTGTCCCTACCTTGGCCAATGAGGGGAACACGGGGTACCCAACACTGCAGAGCCGGCGGTGCCCTGGCAGTGCCCAACATTCCAGCTTCACCAGGCTGGGCTCCTGCCATGGGGACACGCTGGTCACCTATGGCTGCAGGGGGGAGCCCGGAGCAGCAGGGACCCCATCTCCCACCCGGGATAGGTTGAGGGACCCATATGGGACCAAGGGGACCCCCAAGCCATGGGGGGGACCCTGTACCTGGAGCGTGAGGCTGGAGAAGTGGAGGTTGCTGGAGTAGCTGAGCTCCAGGCTGGTGTTGTAGGCGTTCTCCTCCCTGTTCTCCAGCACTACATCCACCAgcaccttcctcctgcccctgcGCAGGATGTGggggctctgcctgcagcacccaccatggtcacagccccacagcacagctcagccatGGGGACACCCTGGGACCCCCCATACCTGGAGCCCATGATGTCCATGGTGGCCTTGAGCACCAGGTCGGTGACACACTCATTGTCCTCCCCACACTCCTTGAAGAAGGGGATCTGGAAGGAACGGGATGTGATTCCCGATGCCAGGAATGGGGGAAGGATCCTGGGAGGGatcccagcacccaccagcttCCGGATGGTGGTGGGGGATGCCTCGTCCAGCACTGGTCCACTGGGATCAGCCATGGCCAAGCTGAGGGTGATGCTGAGGGGACGCAGATAGTCTGTGGTGTCCTGGGTAGGATGAGGGGTTCCCAGTGAGCCCCTGGTGCTAAGGGATGCTCCAAGGACACCTGGGATGCTCCAGGGGCTCACCAGGACATGGAATGGGAAGCGGAGGCAGCTCGGCTGCTCCGGCCACAGCTcgaggtgctgctgcagcaggcgCCGTGCACCCGAGTCAAAGATGGCCCGAGCTGGGGTCCCCTCCTCCAGGGATATGTTGTACTGGAGCCCTGCACCGGGATGAGGATGGCATCACCCACAGGGATGCGATCATCCATAGGGAGGGGATACCCCTGGGGTAGCATGTGGGGCTGTGAGGATAGCACTGGAGTGCTCTGGAGACACCCTGGGGTGCTCCAGGGATTCTCTAGGAACAGCATGGGATGCTCAGCAacaccagggatgctccaggaacAACTGGGATACTCCAGAGATGCTCCCTGGGGATGCTCAAAAGCCACCTGGGATTCCTCAGGGACACCCTGGGCTTCTCCAGAACCCCCTAGGATTCTCCAGGTCCAACCTGGGATGCAttcagggatgctccaggcacACCCCTGGGATGGatccagggatgctccagggacaccagggatgctccaggtcCCACCTGGGATGCatccagggatgctccaggaacaccccagggatgctccaggtcCCACCTGGGATGcacccagggatgctccaggaacACCCCTGGGATGCTCCAGGTCCCACCTGGGATGCATCCAGGgatgctccccccccccccgtccgcCCCCGTCTCCGCACTCACGGAAGCCGCTCTGTGCCCCCCCGCGGCCGCGCTCCGAGGCTCGGAGGCAGACACGGGCCCGGAGGCAAACGGCGGCGGCCCCGGAGCGGCGGCAGCTCCGCTGCGTGACGCTGATGACCGGAGGCTCCACCCGCAGCGACGGCGTCACCCGCACGACCCGACGGGACCTGCAGAGCCCGAGGCAGTGTCGGTGTCCGAGGGGGGGCTCGGTGGGGCCGGGACCGCAGCCCCCCCGTGCCCGGCTCGGTGGGGCCGAGACCCGCACCCCCCGTGCCCGGCTCGGTGGGGCCGGGACACGCACCCCCCGTGCCCGGCtccatggggctgggacccGCAGCCCCCCGTGCCCGGCTCAGTGGGGCCGAGACCCGCACCCCCCCGTGCCCGGCTCGGTGGGGCCGAGACCCGCACCCCCCGTGCCCGGCTCCATGGGGCCGGGACCCGCACCCCCCCGTGCCCATCACTCACCGCAGCAACACGGCCGCCCCCTGAGCCCCCACGGCCACGTCCACCAGTCCGTCCCCGTCCAGGTCCCATCGCCCGTCCACGCTGCGCCCGAAGTAGCTGAGGGTTGGAGCCAGCGCCGCCGCCTCGATGCGCTGCGGGATGCGGGAGCGCTGCGGTTGGGGTGTCCCCGTCCGTCCCCCCCCCCTCGGTTCCTGCCCCCGTCCCACCTGCTTGTAACGGGGCAGGAGGGTCCCCGCAGCCCCGTGGTAGATGTAGACGGCCCCGCGGTGTCCGTCCTCCAGCGGAGCCCCCACGGCAGCGTCGTTGAAGCCGTCGTGGTTGAGGTCCGGGACTGCGGCCATGGAGTACCCGAAACGGGAATCCTGCGGCTTGGGACCGGAGAGCAGGGTCCCGGCGGGGGCCAGGAGCCGCTGCGGGCACGGAGCAGGCTTGGTACCCACCGGAGCACCGGGAGGCGGAGGGGGACAGGGAGCCCTGGGCAATGGAaccccccccaaatcccactgcatccccccCAATCCCATTACATCTCCCCAGTCCCACTGCATCCCCCCACAAATCCCATTGTATCCTCCCCaatcccactgcatcccccaATCCCATTACATCTCCCCaatcccactgcatcccccaATCCCATTACATCTCCCCAGTCCCACTGCATCCCCCCAATCCCACTACATTTCCCCaatcccactgcatcccctcCAAAATCCTATTGCATCTTCCCCAATCCCACTCCATCCCCCCCGAATTCTATTGCATCCTCCCCGATCCCACTGCACCCCCCCAATCCTATTGCATCCCCCCAatcccactgcatccctccAAATTCTATTGCATCCTCCCCAATCCTGCTGCATCCCCCTCAATCCCATTGCATCCCCCTCAATCCCATTGCATCCCCCCAATCCCATTGCATCCTCCCTactcccctgcatcccccccaATCCCATTACATCCCTTCCAATCCCACTGCACCCCTCACCTGCCCCACCGTGTACAGGTACACCCgccccatctccctgctctgTTCCCCCAGGTACATGGGagctgccaccagcagcacatcAGTGGCACCATCCCCATCCACGTCCAGGGCACAGACCTCGCTCCCGAAGTAGGAGCCAATCTGGgggtgcagcagggctgggtcAGGCCGGGGCTGCCATGAgccccccattccctgccccacacagccCCTACCTGCTCCCCTGTCAGCGCCTGCACCACCGTCACGGCCCCCATGGTGTCCATATGGAAGAGGATGACCTTGCCCTTGTGCTGGAAGCGAGGGGCTCCGGCCACGTAGAGCTGCTGCCCCCCCGGCAGCCGCAGCGAGGACACGGTGTAACCTGGAGCAGGGACACAGGATGGTGGGGGCATCCCTTGGGAAGATTGGGTTCCCAGTGGGAAGTGGGTACCGAGGGTCCCAGTAGCACTGAGAGTCCCATGGTATCAAGCATCCCAGGGACACTGAGCATCCTTGGAGCATTGAGCATCCTTGGGGCATTGAGCATCCCAGGGACACTGAGCATCCTTGGGGCATTGAGCATCCCAGGGTACTGAGCATCCCAGTGACACCCTGGATACACTGAGCATCCTTCAATTGCTGATGAACCCCCATTTGCCCCCCATCCCTGGGACATGGAGCATCCCTTGGGATGTCTCCCCACCCCCACTCATACCCAAATAAGCCGCATGATTCTTCAGGTCCAAGGGGAATTCCTTCTGGAAGGCTTTCCTGGGAGGGACAATGCGGcccctccggctctcctccaGCACGGCCCCGTCCCAGTCATAGGCCCCCACCATGCCAAAGAGGATCCCATCCTGGAGGTGGAAACATGGGATATGATGGGAGGAAGTGTGTGTCACGCCTTGAGGACACCACGTGCATGGTGATGCCTCATTGTCCCCAGACCCTACCATGACAGGGATGCCCAGCCCTGGAATGGGCTGAGGAGTGTTTTCCACTTGCACAgatcctgctccagccctttcccAGAGCCGGATCCTGCCCATCCCAACAGCCTCACCTCCAGGGGGTGGATGGAGAAACCGATCTGGGACATCTCCAGCTCAAAGGAGCTCTCATTGTACCCGTGTGTacctggggagggaggaggagatgggattggaatcatggaatcagccaggctgggaaagaGCTTCCAGAGTGTCCAGTCCAACTGCTCCCCAGCACTAACCCATGGAGGTAATGGACATGGTTTGGGAACACGGTGACTCCATggggatggtgactccatcactgTTCAATCCCTGACCACTCTCTGGGTGGATAAACTCTTCCCaatctccatctaaacctcccccagtgcagcttgaggccatttccttttgtcctaACCCTTGGGATTAGAGCtcagccccctcctggctccatcctcctgtcaggcacttgtagggagccatcaggtgccccctgagccttctccatgtgaaccccccaggtccctcagctgctcctcatggGACTCGTGTTGATCCCAGCTGTGATTCCAGCTGGATGCCCACAGCCTCCCGAGGATCCCATCCCAGatccagccccatggcacctTCCAGGCTGAAGATGCGGTCCCCCAGTGCATCCACGATGTCATTGAGGGCGGCCTCGTCGCTCACATTGAAGAAGTATTTCTCATCCGGGTCACTGGCAATGGACTTGATCTCCTGGATGAAATCCTCGGGATCCTGCTGCCGGCGCAGGTAGTGGCCCAGGACCTGGCACGAGCGGATGCAGCAGGATGCGGGATGAGGATCCCAGTGGTGAATGTGGGAGCAgatgcagcaggatggggatgggggactGGATGggggtgggatgcaggatggagaTTCAGTTGGGATGTGGGAGTGCATGCAGCCAGGGGGAAGGACGGGGATGCAGGACGGGGATGCGGCCAGGATGTGGGAGTGGATACAGGATGGGGATCCTGGTGGTGGCAGGacagggatgcagtgggatATGGGCTGGGGATGCAGAAGGATGGGGTTGCAGAAGGATGGGGAtgcagatggggatgggatggggatgcagtggAATGGGGATGCagcgggatggggatggagtgggatgtgggatggagtGGTGGAagtggggcagggatgcagctgggatgtgggagcagaggcagcggaatgcaggatggggatgcaccaggatggggatgcagtgggatggggatgcagagggatggggatgcagcgggatgggatgcagtgggatggggatgccgcgggatggggatgcagcgggatggggatgcagcggatggggatgcagagggatggggacGCAGCgggatggggatgcagtgggatggggatgcaggatggggatgcaggatggggatgcaggatggggatgcagcaggatggggacacagtgggatggggatgcagtgggatgcaggatggggatgcaggatggggatgcagcgggatggggatgcaggatggggatgcagagggatggggatgcagtgggatggggatgcagtgggatggggatgcaggatggggatgcagtgtgatggggatgcaggatggggatgcaggatgggcACTCACGGCTATGGCATAGCGGGTGATGTTGCGGCGCTCACACTCCCACAGGGCCTCGGGCAGCTCCTCCCCATCGTGGGACTCCCCGTCCGTCACCACGATGAGCAGGCGCGTGGCATCCGCACGGCCCCCCCGTGCTGTGCTGAATGCGGCCGTGCTGGGGGGGGACAGGGGTGATCCCGGTCCTGAGCCTGGTCCTGAGCCCAACCCTGACCCTGATGTTGACTTCAGTACTATTCCTGATCCCAATTTCACCCCCAATCCCAATCCTGATGCAAATCCCAGCCCCAACTCAAATCTCAATCCCTATTCTGACCCTGATCGCAATCCTAATTCTCACCCTGACCCCAACCCCATTTCTCATCCCATTTCCAACCCAACAGTGACCCCAATCCTCACCCAATTCCTACTaccagagctcagctctgcccccaATCCAATTCTGTATCCAGATCCAATCCTATTACAGACCCCAGCCCCATTCCGGATCCCATTCCCAGTCCCGCACCATGCCTCCCGGATGGCGAGCGCCGTGCGTGTCTCCctgccctcctgcctgctgatgTTCTTGGCTGCAGCCACCACGTCCTCCACCGTGTGGAACTGGTCCAGGTCCCACTCGTGCACTGCCAGCTCCCCATACTGCAGCACCCCGACCTGGGACAGGGACATCACCCCAGGAATGGTGGCATCACCCCCGGGacagcagcagtgccctgggGACAATGGCAtcactgcagggatgggtgGCATTGCTATGGGAATGATGGCATGATCCATGGGGGACATTGGCACAGAGACAacagcatcctgctggggaCTGTGGCATCACCCCCGGGACAACAGCAGCACCCTAGAGACAATGGCACTACCCCAGAGGTGGCACCCCCATGGGGACAAGAGCATTGCCCTAAGGATGATGGCCCCTGGGACACTGTTAAGGCCCTGAGGACTCTATCTGGGCCCTGGGGATCCTTTGGGATCACCTGGATCTGGCCGGGTCCGATGAAGAACTTGCTGAGGATGTTGCTGAGGAAGTTCTGCACCTCATACCAGGGGTAGATGCTGTTGGAGCCATCCAGGACAATGACGATGTCCATGTACGTGGAGCATCCTgcggggtgggatgggggggacagggCTGGCACCGGCGCATCCCTGCGTGTCCCATCCTACATCCCAAGCCCCACACTCACGCTGTGCCGTGGGTGCCACGGTCCCCACCGCCCGCAGGTCCCCATCCAGGCGGGCGCAGATGCCGGTGCTGTAGAGCGAGGTGCCGCAGGGCTGGGACCAAAGTGGGGCACAAGCCTGGCCGGGATGGGGGGGAACACACAGGGACATATGGAATGTGCCTTggatccatccccatcccgacCCCAGCTGCCCTTCGGAGGGCGCTCTCACCATGAATCCCCCATCCTTAGAGTCCAGCAGCGTCATCCCAAAGTGCGCGTTGCGCTCGGGAGGGAAGAGCCAGGGGGCTGCGGATCCTATGGGAAAACAGGGATGCGAGGGCTCAGCACCGGGATAACCCTaaccccaccccccacccccccccccccccgatgtCGGTACCGAGGTCGGCTCTGGCGCAGGGCTCCCTGCGGGCTCCGACGTGGCACTTGTAGACGGCCCCACCGCggtccccatcccatggggcGGCCACCAGCAGCCTGCGGGGACACGGCCCAAGCTCCGGCCGGGAATGCCGGGATCGGCCCCGGAGCGACCCCGCGGAGCCCCAGCTCCGAACCCAGCCCCACggccccattcctgcccccgGGAATCACGGACGGGGTTtgcagctgctccctgcctctATCCCCCCGTTCCCTGCTCCATTGCCACCTTATGGACCAAGGTTCCCTGCCTCGGTTTTCCCCCTATGGCCCCCCACAACGgccaccccatagcacccatggggcCCCCCCCCTCGCCCCAtaacacccatgggtgccccccccgccgccctatagcacccatgggtgaccctcgccctatagcacccatggctgccccccccccccgccccatagcacccatgggtgcaccCCCCtcgccccatagcacccatgggtgcaccCCCCCACCACCCTATAACACCAAcgggtgccccccccccgccccatagcacccatgggtgcccccccctcgccctatagcacccatgggtgccccccccctcgccccatagcacccatgggtgccccctcccccatgccccatagcacccatgggtgtgtCCCCCCTCGCCCTATAGCACCAACGGGTGCCCACCCCccgccccatagcacccatgggtgtgtCCCCCCTCGccctatagcacccatgggtgaccCCTCATCTCGccctatagcacccatgggtgtccccccctcgccccatagcacccatgggtgcactCACCACCGCTCTGTGCCATTGACCCACTGCAGCACCTTGTACCCGAACTGTGCCTGGGCTGGGCCATAGAAGAGCCGCGGGTGGCTCACGTCGATGTTGAACCCCACACACAGGCCTGGGGGTCAGGAGGGGTTGGGAGGGCCCTCGGGACCCACATGTGGGGTCACAGCCCCGGGATTGGGGTGGGAGAGGGGGGAGATCCCCGGGGGGAGGGCATTGGAGCTGCTGGACCCCATATATAGCACTGGTACCTCATATACAGCACCCCATCCACAGCACTGGCACCTCATATATAGCACCCCACATATAGCACTAGTACCTCATATATAACATCCCACATATAGCACTGGTACCTCATATATAGCACCCCATATATAGCACTGGTACCTCATATATAGTACCCCATACACAGCACTGGCACCTCATATATAGCACCCCACATATAGCACTGGCACCCCATCTAtagcacccagcaccccacaCATAGCACTGCCACCCTATATCTAACACCCCATCCACAGCACTGGCACCCCATATACAGCACCTCACGTGTAGCACTGGCACCTCATATATAGCACCCCACATATAGCACTGCCACCCTGTATCTAACACCCCTTCCACACCACTGGCACCCCATATACAGCACCTCACGTGTAGCACTGGCACCTCATATATAGCACCCAGCACATCACATATAGCTCCCCACATATGGCACTGGCACCCCACATACAGCACCCCACATACAGCGCCCCAaacacagcacccagcacccaagggtgcctcagtttccccttccTGGATGTACCCGGTGGAAACCCCCACCCCAACATCCCCATTTTGCCCTTTTCCCCCCCATACCACATCCATTTTCCCACTTCCCAGCTCCTCCAAGTGGGATCCGGCTTCTCCCCCCACATCCACGAGGGATTTTGGGATCCCTCATCCCAAAAGATGCCCCAAATGGGGATGACTTCCCCCCCAGAACCCCTCCAAGTTGAGGCTCGCACCTTCCCCTATGAATCCCACCCCAAATCCCATTGGATCTGGGGGTGCTGTtacctgggagcagcaggatccAGCAGCCGGCCCCAGCCATGGCCATGGCTCAAAGGTGACTCTGTCTCCGTCtgggattgggttttttttccctctttttggAGTTTTTCCATAGTTTTTCGCCCTCCTCCTTCGCTTCCCATTGGCTGCTATAAATAACGCGCCCGAGCGGGGTTTTTTTGGggagaaacactggaaaaacagGCAAAGTGGCAAAAAACCATGGAAaaacaggaggggaaggaaggagcgGGCGGACGATGCGGGATCATGTTCGGGGGGGGGTCCTCTTATCCCATAgggtcccccccatccctaAGGAAGGGAGCCCCATGGGTGAGGCGGTGCCATCCCCCATCGGCTCCAAGACGGGATGTTGGGATGGGGCATTGACGGGTGCCACGTCCTCCGGGTGACACTGCCACCTCCTGGACGCTGTTCCCATATCCTGGACGTTATTCCCACCTCCTGGATGTTATTCCCACCTCCTGGACACTGTTCCCATGTCCTGGACGTTATTCCCACCTCCTGGATGTTATTCCCACCTCCTGGACACTGCTCCCATCTCCTTCCTGGACGTTGCTCCCAGCCTCCTGTTCATGGTCCCCATCTCCAGTTCTTGGTCCCATGATTCCCATAGGATCAGGGACTAAATCCCAGGGAATGGGATCTTGAACCTCAAGGGGATTAGGAAATGGATCCAGGGAATGGGGTGAATTGGAGACAGATCCGCAGGGAATTCGGGACTGGCTCCATGGGGGGACTGGATTCCAGGGAATCAAGGACTGCACCCCAAGGATGGATCCCAGGGGAACAGGGCCTGGCTCCATGCGGGATTGGAGGGCAGCATTCCCAGTGGATCAAGAATTGGATCCTGGTGGGAGTCTGGAGTGGGAGGAATAAGGAACAACTGGGGGAATATGTGGACTAACAAGGAGGAAAATACCTGGAATAAGTGGGAGTTAACTGGGATCAAGAGGTGGAATCTTTGGAATAACAGGAGGGAATGGGGGGTAACATAGATGGGAGGAATAGGGAATAATGGGGGAAACAGGTGGTGTAATGGGGAGGATTTGGAATAACAAGGAGAGGGGAATGTGGAACAAGAGGGGGGGAATATGTGGAATAATGGGGAGGGAATACATGGAATAACTGGAGGGGGATCTGGGATAATGGGGGCAACCTGGAGTGGGGGCAATACAGAAGAACAGGAGGAATATGGGATACATGGAATAATTGGAAGGGGGGATCTGGAAAGGGGAGTATGGAATAACAGGGGAATACCTGGAATAACGCATGTACAGGCTATTTATTAACAGCACTCTGGGGGTACCTCGGGGCATGGGAGCTTCCCGAACCCCATTCCAGGGTCAAAGTCCAaagctcctcatcccattcATGACACTTTCCCCTCTCCACCGGTGGGaattcccagccccattcctcAGAGCCGgaatgctgctgcctgccctggacAGGGCCATAAATCCCGAGGGAAATGGATAAACCCAGTGAGGCAGCAGAACAAGCTGATGGGAACAATGGGAATCATGGCATGGAGCTGCCCTCACCTGGACTGATCCCAGGGAAAAGCCCCTAGGAGAACATGTGGGAAGCAAAGTGCAACAGGGTGAATCCATAGAGCTCCAAGGCATCCCAAATCGAGCCCAGCTCATCCAAAGGGGTGTTGGATGcatcccacctcatcccaccccatggTTTAACCCCCTCAAGCCTGGGAGAGACACCCAGGGAGCCTTTCCCAGCTCTTTTGGCTGGATCCAGTTTGGGAGATTccttctgaagaggaaaaagggaaaatccaTCCCCTAAAAGGAAGCCGATGGGGAAAAGAACCACGTTTAGGTCCATTGAGTTCTCCCATTGCTCACTGGCACCGAATTCCCACCGCATCCCATCGGTCCAGCCAAGGAATGAGCCCAGTCACGGCTTCAGCTTGAGCCAGGGGTGCAAGATGGTGAGGATGGAGAGCACGGAGGAGGTGAGGCCGCAGAGCCCCACGAAGCCAGGGCTGCTCCGGTAGAGCCCCAGCTTGTCCAGGGGGATGAAGAGGTCGCAGAGGTTCCGCACCAGGtccagcagcaggggggggTTCTTGCGGAGCACCCGGAGCAGCAGCCGGAGCTGGAGCCGCAGCCTCAGCCCCAGCTGCTGGAGCCGGGGCCCAGCCGGGGCCTGGAGGGCGCTGTAGCCGCCCTTGCCTCGCCTCCCCCCGGCCTCCCTCTCCAGCAGGATGCGGAGCTCGTAGACATCACGGCTCAGGTTCAGCACCAAGGCAAAGAGGAAGTACCTGGGGACACGGGAGCGGACGGAGGGGGGGAAGCAGCCGCGCTCGGCCTGCCCGGACCGGGCAGAGCCCCATGGGGCAGAGCCTCACCTGAAGGACCGGAGGCTCCACTTGTCCTGCTGCACACCGGGGACGAGCCCGCTCCTGCCGGCCCACAACACGTTATCGCAGGCCAGGTACAAGGCCCTGTTGAGGTGGCCGAGGGTAACGCAGAACCGCAGCACCGTGTCCGAGAGGTGCATGGCCCTCTTGGCCGCCTCCACCGCCTCGGCCGCGCTGCCCAGCCGCAGCACTGCGGGCGGACAGCGCCGGTCACCGGGGCCGCAGGGATGGAAGCCCCGGTCCCGTTGTCCCCTCCGCTCCACTCACGCTTGCGGCCCAGGCTCAGGTGCTCCTCCAGCCGCCGGACGCTCTCCAGGGCCGCGGTGCTCGCCCCGTTCCTCCGCAGCGCGTCCGCGGCCAATGCACACGCGTATTGCGCGGCCCTGCAACGGAGGGGGGTGAGTGCAGCCTCCGGAGCCCCGGGGAGCACCGGGGAGCACCGGGAGCCCCGCGGAGCCGGAGCCGCCGCCCGCACCTCAGCAGCCGCTCCCTGGCCTGGCTCTGAGCGCTGAAGCGGACCCAGGGCTCCATGGCCGGGCCGGGAACCGGAGCCACCTCCGGCGGCGCGGGGGAAGGCGGGGACGGGCAGAACGAGAGCTCTAATTGGCTGAGGGCAGCAGGCTCCGCCTTTCATTGTGTATCTGAGGCTCTGATTGGCTTCTTTATTGCGATGCTCCCACCCCCATCTCCGTTTCGATTGGTTAATTTATCTGTCATTATAATCAGCCCTGCAGCACGATTGGGCTGCTGCCTCTAAGCCCCGCCTCCTCACCCCGTCTCTCACTTGCGATTGGGAGACGTAACTCGGGTGCGCCACACCCCCTCCGGTACGCCCCACAAGCGAGTTCTGATTGGGCCCTCTCTCCGCGCCCCGCCCACGTTCCCGGCACCCTGCCCTGCCATTGGCCCGCTGCCTCTCTCCTCCACCCTCCCCGAAGCCTCCTCCGCGTTCCCATTGGCCACCTCCTAACTCCGCCCCGCCCCCTCCCTGAGGCGATCCGCAAGCCCATTGGCCTCCTCCTGACTCCGCCCCGCCCCCTCGCTGAGGCGATCCGCACGCCCATTGGCCTGTGCGGCGGTGAGTGACGGCGGCTGGCGGCGGAGGTGCGATGGAGTCGGTGCGGGCGGCGCGGTTGCAGCCGGGGCTGGGCTCGCTGCGCTCCCTGCGGCCGGGGGTTACCGGTGCcccggggctggggccggggctggggctgccgccgccgccgcccccgctggggctgcagggcccCGCTGCGCCGCCGCTGCCCGGCTCCGGGCCGCCCGCTGTGCTGCGGGAGGCGGTGGAGGCCGTGGTGAGGAGCTTCGCCAAGCACACGCAAGGCTACGGCCGCGGTGAGCGGGGCTGCGGGAGCCGGGGCGGGGGGACAAGGGGGCTCTGCTGCCCCCGTTGTTGTGGGGGGTTCGGGGTCGGGAACCGGCGTTGATC from Melopsittacus undulatus isolate bMelUnd1 chromosome 20, bMelUnd1.mat.Z, whole genome shotgun sequence harbors:
- the ITGA10 gene encoding integrin alpha-10; this translates as MAMAGAGCWILLLPGLCVGFNIDVSHPRLFYGPAQAQFGYKVLQWVNGTERWLLVAAPWDGDRGGAVYKCHVGARREPCARADLGSAAPWLFPPERNAHFGMTLLDSKDGGFMACAPLWSQPCGTSLYSTGICARLDGDLRAVGTVAPTAQRCSTYMDIVIVLDGSNSIYPWYEVQNFLSNILSKFFIGPGQIQVGVLQYGELAVHEWDLDQFHTVEDVVAAAKNISRQEGRETRTALAIREACTAAFSTARGGRADATRLLIVVTDGESHDGEELPEALWECERRNITRYAIAVLGHYLRRQQDPEDFIQEIKSIASDPDEKYFFNVSDEAALNDIVDALGDRIFSLEGTHGYNESSFELEMSQIGFSIHPLEDGILFGMVGAYDWDGAVLEESRRGRIVPPRKAFQKEFPLDLKNHAAYLGYTVSSLRLPGGQQLYVAGAPRFQHKGKVILFHMDTMGAVTVVQALTGEQIGSYFGSEVCALDVDGDGATDVLLVAAPMYLGEQSREMGRVYLYTVGQRLLAPAGTLLSGPKPQDSRFGYSMAAVPDLNHDGFNDAAVGAPLEDGHRGAVYIYHGAAGTLLPRYKQRIEAAALAPTLSYFGRSVDGRWDLDGDGLVDVAVGAQGAAVLLRSRRVVRVTPSLRVEPPVISVTQRSCRRSGAAAVCLRARVCLRASERGRGGAQSGFRLQYNISLEEGTPARAIFDSGARRLLQQHLELWPEQPSCLRFPFHVLDTTDYLRPLSITLSLAMADPSGPVLDEASPTTIRKLIPFFKECGEDNECVTDLVLKATMDIMGSRQSPHILRRGRRKVLVDVVLENREENAYNTSLELSYSSNLHFSSLTLQEPSLVKLECWALPGHRRLCSVGYPVFPSLAKLSFTLELEFSCSVLLDRANVTLEVTSDSSEARQEDNVVQLSVPIRYQPDLFLSTDSNLRRYEVHPPGTFPHGPGPEFRTTVKVQNLGCFPVRGLSLLLVLPALGPHRVPLLPVTRVLPHNVTCTLRTPPEGAGTVVPVRAEDLQQVGQLDCTNTWCQELSCRLGPLHRGDEVSVHILRSIHTAFFHGAPFRSVRVLSSAWLQLPASSALVLEEGAQRREMVLEILQGKRVPVSLWILVGSILGGLLLLALIIFCLWKLGFFTRKKPPKEEEEEEEEEETQ
- the PEX11B gene encoding peroxisomal membrane protein 11B translates to MEPWVRFSAQSQARERLLRAAQYACALAADALRRNGASTAALESVRRLEEHLSLGRKLLRLGSAAEAVEAAKRAMHLSDTVLRFCVTLGHLNRALYLACDNVLWAGRSGLVPGVQQDKWSLRSFRYFLFALVLNLSRDVYELRILLEREAGGRRGKGGYSALQAPAGPRLQQLGLRLRLQLRLLLRVLRKNPPLLLDLVRNLCDLFIPLDKLGLYRSSPGFVGLCGLTSSVLSILTILHPWLKLKP